A genomic segment from Truepera sp. encodes:
- the topA gene encoding type I DNA topoisomerase, with product MKRLVIVESPTKARTIKRFLPPDYQVEASMGHVRDLPSNAAEIPDKYKGNEWARLGVNVDADFEPIYVVSPKKRAVVKNLQAALEDAGEVYIATDEDREGESIGWHLIELLKPHVPVKRMVFHEITEQAILDALDNTREIDSNLVDAQETRRVLDRLVGYAISPLLWRKIAPKLSAGRVQSVAVRLLVMRERERMRFVPASYWDLAAKLAKGATTFEATLTHSGGVRVAGGRDYDAETGRLKAGLSRGVDVLELSQERAEALAARAPKATWSVADLEEREQTRSPAAPFTTSTLQQEAGRKLGLAARDTMRVAQSLYENGYITYMRTDSINLSSEALAATREAIARRYGDDFLSPKERKHKGAPKGAQEAHEAIRPAGTEMKTAAEHGLKGLEAAVYDLVWKRTVASQMADARIKFVTARISALLQGEPELTFRASGRSVLFAGFFRAYVEGSDDPEAALDDRDQPLPLLAKGDGLACDAVSAEGHETKPPARYTEASLVKLLEAEGIGRPSTYASIIETIQARGYARKQGQQLVPTFTAFATNNLLEKQFRRLVDTEFTAQMEKVLDDIAAGERTSANYLRDFYLGDHGIARLVDEALEEIDARQISTIHNEAWSPYVVRVGRYGPYVEGPLDGETKTTSLPKDVSPGDLTKEALVAYLTEGNMGDVEVATEPTMGMPINLKRGPFGPYLQLGDTGKGGEKPKRVSLPPGVEPHDVNEELALKLIELPKRLGEFPGDDKGVEVGIGRYGPYVKHGSVFASIPKGEFLLDVTLERALELLAQKKRRGNAPVKELGDDPTSGDPIELYEGRFGPYVKRGKVNASLPRDVAIDDISLERAAELLDAREATLGASGGSGRAGGRGKAKQASAAKKAPAKGAKGAKAKAPKGKAQKGKAQKGKTRGADPGKSSAAKRPKATPEQLAAHLGELDAGDAAVVRLTLGVDAPAASVAEAAKKLGLSEDEAAARNKRGLFKLRMSYGRARKREAGG from the coding sequence ATGAAGCGCCTCGTCATCGTCGAGTCGCCAACCAAGGCACGCACCATCAAACGTTTCCTGCCGCCCGACTACCAAGTCGAGGCGAGCATGGGGCACGTTCGCGACCTGCCGTCCAACGCGGCCGAGATCCCCGACAAGTACAAGGGCAACGAGTGGGCGCGGCTAGGTGTCAACGTCGACGCGGATTTCGAGCCCATATATGTCGTCTCACCCAAGAAGCGGGCGGTCGTCAAGAACCTCCAGGCGGCGCTCGAGGACGCCGGAGAGGTCTATATCGCGACTGACGAGGACCGCGAAGGCGAGTCCATCGGCTGGCACCTGATCGAGTTGCTCAAACCGCACGTGCCCGTGAAGCGCATGGTGTTCCACGAGATCACGGAACAGGCCATACTGGACGCGCTGGACAACACCCGCGAGATCGACTCCAACCTGGTCGACGCCCAGGAGACGAGGCGCGTCCTCGACCGCCTGGTGGGTTACGCCATCAGTCCACTGCTGTGGCGCAAGATCGCTCCCAAGCTCAGCGCCGGCCGGGTGCAGAGCGTGGCGGTGCGCCTGCTGGTCATGCGCGAGCGCGAGCGCATGCGCTTCGTGCCTGCCAGCTACTGGGACCTGGCGGCAAAGCTCGCCAAGGGCGCCACGACCTTCGAGGCTACCCTCACGCACTCAGGCGGTGTGCGCGTCGCAGGCGGCCGCGACTACGACGCCGAAACGGGGCGGCTCAAGGCAGGGCTGAGCCGGGGCGTCGACGTTCTCGAGCTCTCCCAGGAGCGCGCCGAGGCGTTGGCGGCACGAGCGCCCAAGGCGACATGGTCGGTGGCCGACCTCGAGGAGCGCGAGCAGACGCGCAGCCCCGCCGCGCCCTTCACCACCTCGACCCTGCAGCAGGAGGCGGGCCGCAAGCTCGGCCTGGCCGCCCGCGACACCATGCGCGTGGCCCAAAGCCTGTACGAGAACGGCTACATAACCTACATGCGCACCGACTCCATCAACCTTTCCAGCGAGGCCCTCGCCGCCACCCGCGAGGCCATCGCCCGCCGCTACGGCGACGACTTCCTGAGCCCGAAGGAGCGCAAGCACAAGGGGGCCCCGAAGGGCGCGCAGGAGGCCCACGAGGCCATCCGCCCGGCCGGCACCGAGATGAAGACGGCCGCGGAGCACGGCCTCAAGGGCCTGGAGGCCGCCGTCTACGACCTGGTCTGGAAGCGCACCGTGGCGTCGCAGATGGCGGACGCACGCATCAAGTTCGTGACGGCGCGGATCTCGGCGCTGCTCCAGGGCGAGCCGGAGCTGACCTTCAGGGCCAGCGGCCGCAGCGTCCTCTTCGCCGGCTTCTTCCGCGCGTACGTGGAGGGAAGCGACGACCCGGAGGCCGCCCTCGACGACCGTGACCAGCCCCTGCCGCTGCTCGCCAAGGGCGACGGCCTGGCCTGCGACGCCGTGAGCGCCGAGGGCCACGAGACCAAGCCGCCCGCGCGCTACACCGAGGCGTCACTCGTCAAGCTCCTCGAGGCCGAGGGGATCGGGCGGCCGAGCACCTACGCGAGCATCATCGAGACCATCCAGGCACGGGGCTACGCCCGCAAACAGGGCCAGCAGCTCGTCCCGACGTTCACGGCCTTCGCCACCAACAACCTGCTCGAGAAGCAGTTCCGCCGCCTCGTCGACACGGAGTTCACGGCGCAGATGGAGAAGGTGCTCGACGACATCGCTGCGGGGGAGCGCACCTCGGCGAACTACCTCCGCGATTTCTACCTGGGCGATCACGGCATCGCGCGCCTCGTCGACGAGGCCCTCGAAGAGATCGACGCCCGGCAGATCTCCACCATCCACAACGAGGCATGGTCGCCTTACGTGGTGCGCGTGGGACGCTACGGACCGTACGTCGAGGGGCCGCTCGACGGTGAGACCAAGACGACCTCGCTGCCCAAGGACGTGTCTCCCGGCGACCTGACCAAGGAAGCGCTCGTCGCCTACCTCACCGAGGGGAACATGGGTGACGTCGAGGTGGCCACCGAACCGACGATGGGCATGCCCATCAACCTGAAGCGCGGTCCCTTCGGACCGTACTTGCAGCTCGGCGACACCGGCAAGGGCGGCGAGAAACCCAAGCGCGTCTCGTTGCCGCCGGGCGTGGAGCCTCACGACGTGAACGAGGAGCTCGCGCTCAAGCTGATCGAGCTCCCCAAGCGGCTGGGGGAGTTCCCCGGCGACGACAAGGGCGTGGAGGTCGGCATCGGCCGCTACGGGCCGTACGTCAAGCATGGGAGCGTCTTCGCCTCGATACCCAAGGGCGAGTTCTTGTTGGACGTCACCCTGGAGCGCGCCCTGGAGCTGCTCGCGCAGAAGAAGCGTCGCGGCAACGCGCCCGTCAAGGAGCTGGGAGACGATCCCACCTCGGGCGACCCCATCGAGCTGTACGAGGGTCGGTTCGGGCCGTATGTGAAGCGCGGCAAGGTGAACGCCTCGTTGCCGCGCGACGTGGCCATCGACGACATCTCGCTGGAGCGCGCCGCCGAGTTGCTGGACGCTCGCGAAGCCACCCTCGGCGCGAGCGGCGGTAGTGGCCGTGCTGGAGGGCGCGGCAAGGCGAAGCAGGCGTCCGCCGCCAAGAAGGCGCCCGCCAAGGGGGCCAAGGGTGCCAAGGCTAAAGCGCCGAAGGGCAAGGCGCAGAAAGGCAAGGCACAGAAGGGCAAGACACGCGGTGCCGATCCCGGCAAGTCCTCGGCCGCGAAGAGGCCGAAGGCGACGCCCGAGCAACTGGCGGCCCACCTGGGCGAACTCGACGCCGGCGACGCCGCCGTCGTCCGGCTCACCCTGGGCGTAGACGCCCCGGCGGCAAGCGTGGCGGAGGCCGCTAAGAAGCTGGGCCTCAGCGAGGACGAGGCGGCGGCGCGCAACAAGCGCGGGCTGTTCAAGTTGCGCATGAGCTACGGACGCGCTCGGAAGCGCGAGGCCGGCGGCTGA
- a CDS encoding cupin domain-containing protein, translating to MTTPGRALNLPALARSAAGEPIDVPGSPFRVQQLLVPCDSSGNAARWVMVMSGEVIVDLEAGEFRVLRPGDALDLPAGTTATLRSVATPAMLLWHQAR from the coding sequence GTGACGACTCCCGGCCGGGCCCTGAACCTCCCGGCCCTGGCGCGCTCCGCCGCGGGGGAACCGATCGACGTTCCGGGCAGCCCGTTCAGGGTCCAGCAGTTGCTGGTGCCCTGCGACTCGTCGGGCAACGCGGCGCGCTGGGTCATGGTCATGAGCGGCGAGGTGATCGTCGATCTCGAAGCGGGCGAGTTCCGGGTGCTGCGCCCGGGTGACGCCCTGGACTTGCCCGCGGGCACGACCGCCACGCTGCGCAGCGTGGCAACCCCGGCGATGTTGCTCTGGCACCAAGCGCGCTAG
- the recO gene encoding DNA repair protein RecO, producing MKRYTVSDGLVIKRRALPSGDVVVTLLGRQGKWRAVARKGTLPGGNLGRLSLFHDVTVQFYRRQEDDLALLTQVQLNGALAGLSGTATYPLAHLLCELADALTVDLHLEARVYDYLTSALRGLNEHHDPELVALLYAWRLLGVTGLAPSVKACLVCGAAGPLVALNVADGGLTCATHRSGLALLGAKAEELRLLVEGPMAAALAAEYVDRGQHWKLLEAYVTYHVRELRSFAAARDSALVRPGV from the coding sequence ATGAAGCGCTACACGGTCAGTGACGGCCTGGTCATCAAACGGCGCGCGCTGCCGTCTGGCGACGTGGTGGTCACGCTCCTGGGGCGCCAGGGCAAGTGGCGGGCAGTGGCCCGCAAGGGAACGCTGCCGGGCGGCAACCTCGGCCGACTGTCGCTCTTCCACGACGTTACCGTGCAGTTCTACCGGCGCCAGGAGGACGACCTGGCCCTGCTAACGCAAGTGCAGCTCAACGGCGCCCTGGCGGGCCTGAGCGGCACGGCGACCTACCCCCTCGCACACCTCCTCTGCGAGTTGGCCGACGCCCTCACCGTCGACCTCCACCTGGAAGCGCGCGTGTACGACTACCTGACCTCTGCCCTGAGGGGGTTGAACGAGCACCACGACCCCGAGCTGGTGGCGCTCCTCTACGCCTGGCGCCTGCTGGGGGTCACCGGCCTGGCGCCTAGCGTCAAGGCGTGCTTGGTCTGCGGCGCGGCCGGGCCGTTGGTGGCCCTGAACGTGGCGGACGGCGGCCTCACCTGTGCGACGCACCGCAGCGGCCTGGCGCTGCTGGGGGCCAAGGCGGAGGAGCTCCGGCTCCTGGTCGAGGGGCCCATGGCAGCGGCTCTCGCGGCCGAGTACGTGGACCGCGGCCAGCACTGGAAGCTGCTCGAGGCCTACGTGACCTACCACGTGCGTGAACTCCGCAGCTTCGCCGCGGCGCGCGACAGCGCCCTGGTGCGCCCCGGTGTTTGA
- a CDS encoding glycerol-3-phosphate acyltransferase: MFEGLAALAVGYLVGSVPTAAWIARAKGKDVFGLGSGNMGAMNTARNLGFGLGAAVLVVDVAKGALATFLGMLIAGASSAAGGTDPSLLAPLAAGFGAVLGHAFSMFVGFSGGKGLATTFGVSLPLYPQVGLAALVLIVALILITRSAGVAAVITVLTYPFLALLTLNRFGWEQERAFEVVTGVLPIVLVVLLKHALQWRGGGKVTASEGDPRRRPR, from the coding sequence GTGTTTGAGGGGCTCGCGGCTCTGGCTGTCGGCTACCTGGTGGGTTCGGTGCCCACGGCCGCTTGGATCGCCAGGGCCAAGGGGAAGGACGTGTTCGGGCTGGGGTCGGGGAACATGGGCGCCATGAACACGGCCCGCAACCTAGGCTTCGGCCTCGGCGCCGCCGTGCTAGTGGTCGACGTGGCCAAGGGCGCCCTCGCCACCTTCTTGGGCATGCTGATAGCGGGCGCCTCGAGCGCCGCCGGTGGCACCGATCCGAGCCTCCTGGCCCCGCTGGCCGCCGGCTTCGGCGCCGTGCTCGGCCACGCTTTCTCCATGTTCGTGGGCTTCAGCGGGGGCAAGGGGCTCGCCACCACGTTCGGCGTCTCGCTGCCGCTATACCCGCAGGTGGGTCTGGCGGCGCTCGTGCTCATAGTGGCGCTGATCCTCATCACACGTAGTGCCGGCGTGGCGGCCGTCATCACCGTCCTCACGTACCCCTTCCTCGCGCTACTCACCCTGAACCGGTTCGGTTGGGAACAGGAACGAGCCTTCGAGGTCGTGACCGGCGTGCTTCCCATCGTCTTGGTCGTGTTGCTCAAGCACGCGCTGCAGTGGCGCGGCGGCGGCAAGGTCACTGCCAGCGAGGGCGATCCTCGCCGGCGTCCCCGGTAA